One part of the Glycine max cultivar Williams 82 chromosome 14, Glycine_max_v4.0, whole genome shotgun sequence genome encodes these proteins:
- the LOC100781584 gene encoding 2-hydroxyacyl-CoA lyase, with amino-acid sequence MEIDGNVLAAKSLVHFGVQHMFGVVGIPVTSLANRAVSLGVRFIAFHNEQSAGYAASAYGYLTGRPGVFLTVSGPGCVHGLAGLSNASVNTWPTVMISGSCDQNDVGRGDFQELNQIEATKPFTKLSVKASHITEIPARVAQVLDWAQSARPGGCYLDLPTDVLHQKISESEAEKLLTEADKNRSISEPKIERPLSNSKIEEAVSLLRHAERPLIVFGKGAAYARAEHVLTKLVNSTGIPFLPTPMGKGILPDTHALAATAARSLAIGKCDVALVVGARLNWLLHFGEPPKWSKDVKFILVDVSEEEIELRKPHLGLIGDAKHVIEVLNKEIKDDPFCLGSTHPWVEAISNKAKENVARMEVQLKKDVVPFNFLTPMRIIRDAIAGLGSPAPVVVSEGANTMDVGRSVLVQTEPRTRLDAGTWGTMGVGLGYCIAAAVASPERLVVAVEGDSGFGFSAMEVETLVRYQLPVVVIVFNNGGVYGGDRRRPEEIDGPHKDDPAPTDFVPNAGYHALIEAFGGKGYLVGTPDELKSALSESFSARKPAVVNVVIDPYAGSESGRMQHKN; translated from the exons ATGGAAATTGACGGCAACGTTCTCGCGGCGAAGTCGCTGGTTCACTTCGGCGTGCAGCACATGTTCGGCGTCGTGGGGATTCCGGTGACCTCGCTGGCCAACCGCGCCGTCTCGCTCGGCGTGAGATTCATCGCCTTCCACAACGAGCAGTCCGCCGGCTATGCCGCCTCCGCCTACGGCTACCTCACGGGGCGCCCCGGCGTCTTCCTCACCGTCTCCGGCCCTGGCTGCGTCCACGGCCTCGCCGGCCTCTCCAACGCCTCCGTCAACACCTGGCCCACCGTCATGATCTCCGGCTCCTGCGACCAAAACGACGTCGGCCGCGGCGATTTTCAAGAACTCAACCAGATCGAAGCCACCAAACCTTTCACCAAACTCTCCGTCAAAGCGTCTCACATAACTGAAATCCCGGCCCGCGTGGCCCAGGTTCTCGATTGGGCCCAATCGGCCCGGCCCGGCGGCTGCTACTTAGATCTCCCCACCGACGTCTTACATCAAAAAATCTCCGAGTCCGAAGCAGAGAAACTCTTAACTGAAGCAGATAAAAACCGTTCCATATCCGAACCTAAAATCGAACGTCCTCTTTCCAATTCAAAGATTGAGGAAGCGGTTTCGCTTCTCAGACACGCGGAGAGGCCGTTGATCGTGTTCGGAAAAGGAGCTGCGTATGCACGTGCAGAGCACGTGCTCACAAAGCTGGTGAATTCCACTGGGATTCCTTTTCTCCCAACTCCGATGGGGAAAGGAATTTTACCTGACACCCACGCACTTGCGGCTACTGCAGCAAG GTCACTAGCGATTGGGAAGTGTGATGTGGCGCTTGTGGTGGGAGCGAGACTCAACTGGCTTCTACACTTCGGTGAACCACCGAAATGGTCTAAGGACGTGAAATTCATCTTGGTGGATGTGAGCGAAGAGGAGATTGAGCTGAGGAAGCCTCACTTAGGGTTAATTGGTGATGCCAAACACGTGATTGAGGTTTTGAACAAGGAGATTAAGGACGATCCGTTTTGCTTGGGGAGCACGCATCCTTGGGTGGAGGCGATTTCGAACAAGGCAAAGGAGAATGTGGCGAGGATGGAGGTTCAGCTGAAGAAGGACGTTGTGCCGTTTAATTTCTTGACGCCTATGAGGATTATAAGGGATGCCATTGCGGGTTTGGGGAGCCCTGCTCCTGTTGTGGTTTCGGAAGGGGCGAACACCATGGATGTGGGGAGGTCTGTGTTGGTTCAGACCGAGCCCCGAACGAGGTTGGATGCCGGCACCTGGGGGACCATGGGGGTTGGTCTTGGTTATTGTATTGCTGCCGCGGTTGCTTCGCCCGAGCGGCTTGTGGTTGCGGTTGAAGGGGATTCTGGATTTGGGTTTAGTGCTATGGAAGTTGAG ACGTTGGTTCGGTACCAGCTGCCTGTGGTCGTGATTGTTTTcaacaatggtggtgtatatggTGGTGACCGTAGACGCCCAGAGGAGATAGATGGACCTCAcaaagatgatcctgcccccaCAGATTTTGTCCCAAATGCAGGGTACCATGCTTTGATAGAAGCTTTTGGTGGAAAGGGCTATCTTGTTGGGACGCCTGATGAACTCAAGTCTGCCCTTTCAGAATCCTTCTCTGCTAGGAAACCAGCTGTAGTAAATGTTGTGATCGATCCCTATGCTGGTTCAGAGAGTGGGAGGATGCAACATAAGAATTGA